In Sphingomonas sp. SORGH_AS_0950, the following are encoded in one genomic region:
- a CDS encoding alpha/beta fold hydrolase has protein sequence MIRHAPPLILLPAMGCDGQLWARQVIDLSDVTHPMLGDLTVDDTLEAMAARVLAHAPPRFAVAGVSLGGYVALEVIRQAPERVQRVALFGTRASMRMRPRTVAEQGLLATAPHADPTLTPIVSGPVQAMAERVGAAVFERQQRAMLARPDISAAIAAVRVPTLVAVGEYDRICLPAEARELSDQIPGALLHEIRNCGHLAPLERPGEVTQLLRDWLQG, from the coding sequence ATGATCCGCCACGCGCCGCCCCTCATCCTGCTGCCCGCCATGGGTTGCGACGGCCAACTCTGGGCCAGGCAGGTGATCGACCTGAGCGACGTCACCCATCCGATGCTCGGCGACCTGACCGTCGACGACACGCTGGAGGCGATGGCGGCGCGGGTGCTGGCCCATGCCCCGCCCCGCTTCGCGGTCGCCGGGGTCAGCCTGGGCGGCTATGTCGCGCTGGAGGTCATCCGCCAGGCGCCCGAGCGGGTGCAGCGGGTGGCGCTGTTCGGCACCCGCGCGTCGATGCGGATGCGACCGCGCACCGTCGCCGAGCAGGGCCTGCTCGCCACCGCACCCCATGCCGACCCGACGCTGACCCCGATCGTCAGCGGCCCCGTCCAGGCGATGGCCGAGCGCGTCGGCGCGGCCGTCTTCGAGCGCCAGCAGCGGGCCATGCTCGCCCGGCCGGATATCAGCGCGGCCATCGCGGCGGTGCGGGTGCCGACGCTGGTGGCGGTGGGCGAATATGACCGCATATGCCTGCCCGCCGAAGCGCGCGAGCTGTCCGACCAAATTCCCGGCGCGCTGCTCCACGAGATCCGCAATTGCGGGCATCTGGCCCCGCTAGAGCGCCCCGGCGAGGTCACCCAGTTGTTGCGGGACTGGCTGCAAGGCTGA
- a CDS encoding YjbE family putative metal transport protein (Members of this highly hydrophobic protein family,regularly are found preceded by the yybP-ykoY manganese riboswitch (see RF00080). A metal cation transport function is proposed.) produces METLWPHIVADFAAIGTPAALAAFAQVVLIDVLLAADNAIVVGALAAGLPPAMRRKVILVGVVAALVLRIGFALVVTQLLQIVGLVLAGGLLLVWVAWKMWRELRGGDGDDDALAHRAPRRFWAAAWAVAVADISMSLDNVLAVAGAARDHPGILAIGLILSVALMGLAANILARVIERYRWLAYVGLLVILWVAGKMIWEGLTDPARGLLTLFT; encoded by the coding sequence ATGGAGACGCTCTGGCCGCATATCGTCGCCGACTTCGCCGCGATCGGCACGCCCGCAGCTCTGGCGGCCTTTGCCCAGGTCGTCCTGATCGACGTCCTGCTCGCCGCCGACAACGCCATCGTCGTCGGCGCGCTGGCGGCGGGGCTGCCCCCGGCGATGCGGCGCAAGGTGATCCTGGTCGGCGTGGTCGCCGCGTTGGTCCTGCGCATCGGTTTCGCGCTGGTCGTGACGCAGCTGCTCCAGATCGTCGGGCTGGTGTTGGCGGGCGGGCTGCTGCTGGTCTGGGTCGCGTGGAAGATGTGGCGCGAACTGCGCGGCGGCGATGGTGACGACGATGCGCTGGCGCACCGGGCCCCGCGCCGCTTCTGGGCCGCCGCCTGGGCGGTCGCGGTCGCCGACATATCGATGAGCCTCGACAATGTTCTGGCGGTCGCGGGGGCCGCGCGCGACCATCCCGGCATCCTAGCCATCGGCCTGATCCTGTCGGTCGCCTTGATGGGGCTGGCCGCCAATATCCTCGCCCGCGTGATCGAGCGCTATCGCTGGCTCGCCTATGTCGGGCTGCTCGTCATCCTGTGGGTCGCGGGCAAGATGATCTGGGAAGGCCTGACCGACCCGGCGCGCGGGCTGCTGACCCTGTTCACCTGA
- a CDS encoding CitMHS family transporter: protein MDLALLGFLMVATFMTLIMTKRMTPLVALIVVPTAFALIAGFASGLGDMMIDGIKNLAPTGVMLLFAILFFSIMTDTGLFDPLVNRLLRVVHGDPLAILIGTVVLCAIVSLDGDGSTTYIITIAALLPLYKRYDMNRLYLCCLLMSTSGIMNLTPWGGPTARAASALKLDPATLFLPLIPGMIAGLAFLIGLAIWFGRKERRRIGHVKANEPTAFTGMAVSQFPEARRPHLRGFNAALTIALIAGLVSGILPLSVLMMLAFAVAMIVNYPQVAEQKERIAAHAGNVLSVVSLIFAAGIFTGILSGTGMVEAMSKEVVGWIPPVLGPYMAPITAALSLPFTFFISNDAFYFGMLPILAEAGTHYGVSPMAIARASLMGQPVHLLSPLVPSTYLLVSLAGVDLADHQRFTLIPAAMVCVVMTLVGMAVLAFPLMG, encoded by the coding sequence ATGGATCTTGCCCTGCTTGGCTTCCTGATGGTCGCCACCTTCATGACGCTCATCATGACGAAGCGGATGACCCCGCTGGTCGCGCTGATCGTCGTGCCGACCGCCTTCGCGCTGATCGCCGGTTTCGCCTCCGGCCTGGGCGACATGATGATCGACGGCATCAAGAATCTCGCGCCGACCGGCGTCATGCTGCTCTTCGCGATCCTGTTCTTCTCGATCATGACCGATACCGGGCTGTTCGATCCGCTGGTCAACCGGCTGCTGCGCGTGGTGCACGGCGATCCGCTGGCCATCTTGATCGGCACGGTGGTGCTGTGCGCGATCGTCAGCCTGGATGGCGACGGGTCGACCACCTACATCATCACCATCGCCGCGCTGCTGCCGCTCTACAAGCGGTACGACATGAATCGGCTATATCTGTGCTGCCTGCTGATGAGCACCAGCGGGATCATGAACCTGACCCCCTGGGGCGGCCCGACCGCCCGCGCCGCGAGCGCGCTGAAGCTCGATCCCGCCACGCTGTTCCTGCCACTGATCCCGGGCATGATCGCGGGTCTCGCCTTCCTGATCGGGCTGGCGATCTGGTTCGGCCGCAAGGAGCGTCGCCGCATCGGCCATGTGAAGGCCAATGAGCCGACCGCCTTCACCGGCATGGCCGTGTCGCAATTCCCTGAGGCGCGCCGCCCGCACCTGCGCGGGTTCAACGCCGCGCTGACCATCGCGCTGATCGCGGGACTGGTCTCGGGCATCCTGCCGCTGTCGGTGCTGATGATGCTGGCCTTTGCGGTCGCCATGATCGTCAACTATCCGCAGGTCGCCGAGCAGAAGGAGCGGATCGCCGCCCATGCGGGCAATGTCCTGTCGGTCGTCTCGCTGATCTTCGCGGCGGGCATCTTCACCGGCATCCTGTCGGGCACCGGCATGGTCGAGGCGATGAGCAAGGAGGTCGTCGGCTGGATTCCTCCGGTGCTGGGGCCGTATATGGCGCCGATCACCGCCGCGCTCAGCCTGCCCTTCACCTTCTTCATCTCCAACGACGCCTTCTATTTCGGGATGCTGCCGATCCTGGCCGAGGCGGGGACGCATTATGGCGTGTCGCCGATGGCGATCGCCCGCGCCTCGCTGATGGGCCAGCCGGTCCATCTGCTCAGCCCGCTGGTGCCGTCGACCTATCTGCTGGTCAGCCTGGCGGGCGTCGACCTGGCCGATCACCAGCGTTTCACCCTGATCCCCGCCGCGATGGTCTGTGTGGTCATGACGCTGGTCGGGATGGCGGTGCTCGCCTTCCCGCTGATGGGCTGA
- a CDS encoding OprO/OprP family phosphate-selective porin: protein MIPYRTATALVALLAATPALAQTPSNDDLAALVRQQAAEIATLRARLDRLEGTQAPATVARTMPAPTTPAAAAATPAPQLAQNDTTGRDTVTRPFAPQLVPPGPAERDVAQARQANAAGVTTEWGAGLPVFHSADGIYTFKPRGRILADVSSSFGSRYDGRNITTTGMRALRLGLEGGVGTHFFYQFETDFSENDVDIVTAFIGWRNRIRPGLDYDLRAGHLFNDRGFEGSTGSDSTPFMERTVVATAIIPQRGFYGVGIMPRLFWKTGHASLTLTGDRIDGSQAANDSRTVLARAHWNPVKGERSVLHIGLWGFDEALSSAATTLTRNTVIGGRFNGALRVSTGALLGGRSTTGYGAELGGYVGPVWVMAEAGERRARLTGDRPDFLSKAWSLSGGWFVTGDLPPYNPRLGSFGQPRVLKPIFEGGAGAIELTARYENLDYTSLLTGGRGWAATVGANWYLNSFTRLQFNWVHWDTDNRAGAFTGADSGETIGTRIAVTF from the coding sequence ATGATCCCGTACCGAACCGCGACCGCGCTGGTCGCGTTGCTGGCCGCCACCCCCGCGCTGGCCCAGACGCCGAGCAACGACGACCTCGCCGCGCTGGTCCGCCAGCAGGCCGCCGAGATCGCGACGCTGCGCGCCCGGCTCGACCGGCTGGAGGGGACGCAGGCCCCCGCCACGGTCGCCCGCACCATGCCCGCCCCCACCACCCCGGCGGCAGCGGCGGCGACGCCCGCACCGCAACTGGCGCAGAACGACACGACCGGCCGCGACACCGTTACCCGCCCCTTCGCGCCGCAGCTCGTCCCCCCCGGCCCCGCCGAGCGCGACGTGGCACAGGCGCGGCAGGCCAATGCGGCGGGCGTGACGACCGAATGGGGGGCGGGCCTGCCCGTCTTCCACTCGGCGGACGGCATCTACACCTTCAAGCCGCGCGGCCGCATCCTGGCCGATGTCAGCTCCAGCTTCGGTTCGCGCTATGACGGGCGCAACATCACCACGACCGGCATGCGCGCGCTGCGCCTGGGCCTGGAAGGCGGGGTCGGCACCCATTTCTTCTACCAGTTCGAAACCGACTTTTCCGAAAATGACGTCGACATCGTCACCGCCTTCATCGGCTGGCGCAACCGTATCCGGCCGGGCCTGGATTACGACCTGCGCGCCGGGCATCTGTTCAACGATCGCGGGTTCGAGGGCTCGACCGGATCGGACTCGACGCCCTTCATGGAACGCACCGTCGTCGCCACCGCGATCATCCCGCAGCGCGGCTTCTACGGCGTCGGCATCATGCCGCGCCTGTTCTGGAAGACCGGCCACGCCTCGCTGACGCTGACCGGCGACCGGATCGACGGCAGCCAGGCCGCCAATGACAGCCGCACCGTGCTGGCCCGCGCGCACTGGAACCCGGTCAAGGGCGAGCGTTCGGTCCTCCATATCGGCCTGTGGGGCTTTGACGAGGCGCTGTCCTCGGCGGCGACCACGCTGACCCGCAACACGGTGATCGGCGGCCGCTTCAACGGCGCGTTGCGGGTGTCGACCGGCGCGCTGCTCGGCGGGCGCAGCACCACCGGCTATGGCGCGGAGCTGGGCGGCTATGTCGGCCCGGTCTGGGTCATGGCCGAGGCGGGCGAGCGGCGCGCGCGCCTGACCGGCGACCGCCCCGACTTTCTCAGCAAGGCGTGGAGCCTGTCGGGCGGCTGGTTCGTCACCGGCGACCTGCCTCCCTATAACCCGCGCCTGGGCAGCTTCGGCCAGCCCCGCGTGCTGAAACCGATCTTCGAGGGCGGGGCCGGCGCGATCGAGCTGACCGCGCGCTATGAAAATCTGGACTATACCAGCCTGTTGACCGGCGGGCGCGGCTGGGCCGCGACGGTCGGCGCCAACTGGTATCTCAACAGCTTCACCCGGCTCCAGTTCAACTGGGTCCATTGGGACACCGACAATCGCGCAGGCGCCTTCACCGGCGCCGACAGCGGCGAGACGATCGGCACGCGCATCGCCGTCACCTTCTAA
- a CDS encoding ABC transporter substrate-binding protein, whose amino-acid sequence MRILILSMLLLGAPAFAQGSAPHRPVGYPRSYDALVADARAEGGLRVYGNADTAAMQPLIAAFRRTYPGVAVRYDDLESSTIYDRVVAEARQGAAGADLVWSSAMDLQAKLINDGYAQGYLSPEKPALPATAVWKNMGYGVTAEPVAFVVNRRLIPAAQVPRTHEAFEQLLRGRRAALTGKVATYDPARSNVGYLYLTEDHAITRDTRSLVQAIAATRPMLSRTTEPMLDAVAAGRIAIAYNVVGPYALTRALRDPRIRVVFPRDYTIIASRVAFITRDARHPAAARLFLDFLLSRTGQTLLARQWLLPVRGDVRAPRLSSEQQRPIRVGPQLLVNLDTIKRRRFLADWRATLAEGARTR is encoded by the coding sequence ATGCGAATCCTGATTCTATCGATGCTGCTGCTGGGCGCTCCGGCGTTCGCGCAAGGCAGCGCGCCGCATCGCCCGGTCGGCTATCCCCGCTCCTATGACGCGCTGGTCGCCGATGCGCGCGCCGAGGGCGGCCTGCGCGTCTATGGCAATGCCGACACCGCCGCGATGCAGCCGCTGATCGCCGCCTTTCGCCGCACCTATCCCGGCGTCGCGGTCCGCTATGACGACCTGGAATCGAGCACCATCTACGACCGCGTCGTCGCCGAGGCGCGGCAGGGCGCGGCGGGAGCCGATCTGGTCTGGTCCTCGGCGATGGATCTCCAGGCCAAGCTGATCAACGACGGCTATGCGCAAGGCTATCTCAGCCCCGAAAAGCCCGCCTTACCCGCCACGGCCGTCTGGAAGAACATGGGTTACGGCGTCACCGCCGAGCCGGTCGCCTTCGTCGTCAACCGCCGCCTGATCCCGGCGGCACAGGTGCCCCGCACCCATGAGGCGTTCGAGCAATTGCTGCGCGGCCGTCGCGCCGCGCTGACGGGCAAGGTCGCCACCTATGACCCCGCCCGGTCCAATGTCGGCTATCTCTATCTGACCGAGGATCATGCGATCACCCGCGACACCCGTTCGCTGGTCCAGGCGATCGCGGCGACCCGGCCGATGCTGTCGCGCACCACCGAGCCGATGCTGGACGCGGTGGCGGCGGGGCGGATCGCCATCGCCTATAATGTCGTCGGCCCCTATGCGCTGACCCGCGCGCTGCGCGACCCGCGCATCCGGGTGGTGTTTCCGCGCGACTATACGATCATCGCCTCCCGCGTCGCCTTCATCACCCGCGATGCGCGGCATCCGGCGGCGGCGCGGCTGTTCCTCGACTTCCTGCTGTCGCGCACCGGGCAGACGCTCCTCGCGCGGCAATGGCTGTTGCCGGTGCGCGGCGATGTCCGCGCGCCCCGCCTGTCGTCCGAACAGCAACGCCCGATCCGCGTCGGGCCGCAGCTTCTCGTCAATCTCGATACGATCAAGCGCCGCCGCTTCCTGGCCGACTGGCGCGCCACTCTAGCCGAAGGGGCCCGAACCCGATGA
- a CDS encoding response regulator transcription factor, translating to MRILIVEDDAALARGIVALLRASGHAVDHVASGEDALMVIADEAYALVVLDVGLPGMDGFSVLETLRRRGARVPVLMLTARDALDDRVRGLDLGADDYLRKPFAPAELEARIRALGRRRGGDPTPALVVGALVLDRSRGEARVGERALDLRRREWAVLDSLATRAGQIVPRETLQSEVFGYDEPVGPNAIEVNITRLRGKLAPDGPAIRTVRGVGYMLDAD from the coding sequence ATGCGGATTCTGATCGTCGAGGACGATGCAGCGCTGGCGCGCGGGATCGTCGCGCTGCTGCGGGCCTCCGGCCATGCGGTCGATCATGTCGCCAGCGGCGAGGATGCGCTGATGGTGATCGCGGACGAGGCCTATGCGCTGGTCGTGTTAGATGTCGGGTTGCCGGGGATGGACGGTTTCTCGGTGCTGGAGACGTTGCGGCGGCGGGGCGCGCGCGTGCCGGTGCTGATGCTGACCGCGCGCGACGCGCTGGACGACCGGGTGCGCGGGCTGGACCTGGGGGCGGACGATTATCTGCGCAAGCCCTTCGCCCCCGCCGAACTGGAGGCGCGGATTCGCGCGCTGGGGCGGCGGCGCGGCGGCGATCCGACCCCGGCGCTGGTCGTCGGCGCGCTAGTGCTGGACCGTTCGCGCGGCGAGGCGCGGGTCGGCGAGCGGGCGCTGGACCTGCGCCGCCGCGAATGGGCGGTGCTCGACTCGCTCGCCACCCGCGCCGGGCAGATCGTGCCGCGCGAGACGTTGCAGTCCGAGGTGTTCGGCTATGACGAGCCGGTCGGCCCCAATGCGATCGAGGTGAACATCACCCGCCTGCGCGGCAAGCTGGCCCCCGACGGCCCGGCGATCCGCACGGTGCGCGGGGTCGGCTATATGCTCGATGCCGATTGA
- a CDS encoding sensor histidine kinase yields MPIERARGGALALRTRLLAAMLAPMLAIAVLLGLAGATLIADVVRRTNDRVLGGALGAVAETVQVERGEVTLDLPAAAFGMLENSERDNVYYRIAVGGRLLTGYGDLPAPHIAELALDTPRFRFARYRGQDIRVAEVRRALPRIDAPVVVQVAETLDGRRALQRRLVIALVLGEILLVGVAMLLIRPALAWSLRPLAGLRGAVSARDRRATPDLSPLDTGPLPVELRSLADAFNHLLARLDSATAGMRRFTADASHQMRTPLAVLKVQVALARRGSPTAMGEIADAADRLEHLVTQLLALARAEEAGVAPPRERVDLREVAVAVINRRIAQAIEAGVEIHLDAPGDLVIASHRTLVFEILSNLLDNAIRYNRRGGQVMMTISGEQGAGTRIVVADDGPGLPDDDLARLGERFTRLSTARDSQGSGLGLAIVRSAASRLDASLEIVSTRPGLRVTLGFGAAGMIGGDGDQKL; encoded by the coding sequence ATGCCGATTGAGCGCGCGCGCGGCGGTGCGCTGGCGCTGCGCACCCGGCTGCTCGCGGCGATGCTGGCGCCGATGCTGGCGATCGCGGTGCTGCTGGGGCTGGCGGGGGCGACGCTGATCGCCGATGTCGTCCGCCGCACCAATGACCGCGTGCTCGGCGGGGCGCTGGGCGCGGTGGCGGAGACGGTGCAGGTGGAGCGGGGCGAGGTGACGCTCGACCTGCCCGCCGCGGCATTCGGAATGCTGGAGAATAGCGAGCGCGACAATGTCTATTACCGGATCGCGGTGGGTGGGCGCCTGCTGACCGGCTATGGCGACCTGCCCGCGCCGCATATCGCGGAACTGGCGCTCGACACGCCGCGCTTCCGCTTCGCCCGCTATCGCGGCCAGGATATCCGCGTCGCCGAGGTGCGCCGCGCGCTGCCCCGCATCGACGCGCCGGTGGTGGTGCAGGTGGCCGAGACCCTTGACGGTCGGCGGGCGCTGCAACGGCGGTTGGTGATCGCGCTGGTGCTGGGCGAGATCCTGCTGGTGGGCGTTGCCATGCTGCTGATCCGCCCGGCGCTCGCCTGGAGCCTGCGCCCGCTGGCGGGCCTGCGGGGGGCGGTGTCGGCCCGCGACCGGCGCGCGACGCCGGACCTTTCGCCGCTGGATACCGGCCCCTTGCCGGTCGAGCTTCGCTCGCTGGCCGATGCGTTCAACCATCTGCTCGCCCGGCTGGACAGCGCGACGGCGGGGATGCGGCGCTTTACCGCCGACGCCTCGCACCAGATGCGCACCCCGCTGGCGGTGCTGAAGGTGCAGGTCGCGCTGGCCCGGCGGGGCAGCCCGACCGCCATGGGCGAGATCGCCGATGCGGCCGACCGTCTGGAGCATCTGGTGACGCAACTGCTGGCGCTCGCCCGTGCCGAGGAAGCGGGCGTCGCACCCCCGCGCGAGCGGGTCGACCTGCGCGAAGTCGCGGTCGCCGTCATCAACCGCCGGATCGCGCAGGCGATCGAGGCGGGGGTCGAAATCCATCTCGATGCCCCGGGCGATCTCGTGATCGCCAGCCATCGCACACTGGTTTTCGAGATCCTGTCCAACCTGCTCGACAATGCGATCCGCTATAATCGTCGCGGCGGCCAGGTGATGATGACCATCTCGGGCGAGCAAGGGGCGGGGACCAGGATCGTGGTGGCGGATGACGGCCCCGGCCTGCCGGATGACGACCTAGCCCGTCTGGGCGAACGCTTCACCCGCCTTTCGACCGCGCGCGACAGCCAGGGCAGCGGCCTCGGCCTCGCCATCGTCCGCTCTGCGGCATCGCGCCTCGATGCGTCGCTGGAGATCGTCAGCACCCGACCCGGCCTGCGGGTCACGCTGGGCTTCGGGGCGGCCGGAATGATCGGCGGCGACGGGGATCAGAAGCTGTAG
- a CDS encoding MipA/OmpV family protein: MSTFRIMVAAAGLIAAPLPAQVSAQSRSEPSPFDRDRVAVGAGLAVIPDYEGSDHYSPVVAPAAIGSVEGHSFVLAGNQLSIDLLRDRPGPGWRFQGGPVAQVNFNRSTLSGIHDPRVRALGALGTAIELGGYVGVQKTGVVTSPYDTLSLTLSYRHDVAGIHDAGLWQPGLTYFTPLSLHMAVAFTASVDMAEDRYARTYYSVSTAQSLRSGLPVYDAKGGIKNWTIGLVGVHTLHGDLLHGLHLVALGTFGGMTGSIGDSPIVAQAGSRRQWLGALGLAYSF, from the coding sequence ATGTCGACATTCCGTATCATGGTCGCGGCGGCCGGGCTGATCGCAGCGCCGTTACCCGCGCAGGTCTCCGCCCAGTCCCGTTCCGAGCCCTCCCCCTTCGACCGGGACCGGGTCGCGGTGGGGGCCGGTCTGGCCGTCATTCCCGACTATGAGGGCTCGGATCATTACAGCCCGGTCGTCGCCCCGGCCGCGATCGGCTCGGTCGAGGGACATTCCTTCGTCCTTGCGGGCAACCAGTTGAGCATCGACCTGCTCCGCGACCGGCCGGGGCCGGGCTGGCGGTTTCAGGGCGGGCCCGTCGCCCAGGTCAATTTCAACCGCAGCACGCTAAGCGGCATCCACGATCCCCGCGTCCGCGCGCTCGGCGCGCTCGGCACCGCCATCGAACTGGGCGGCTATGTCGGGGTCCAGAAAACGGGCGTCGTGACCAGCCCCTATGACACGCTGTCCCTCACCCTGTCCTATCGGCACGATGTGGCTGGGATCCATGATGCGGGGCTGTGGCAACCCGGCCTGACCTATTTCACGCCGCTATCGCTTCATATGGCGGTGGCATTCACGGCGTCGGTCGACATGGCCGAGGATCGCTACGCGCGAACCTATTATAGCGTCTCAACCGCCCAAAGCCTCCGCAGCGGCCTGCCCGTCTACGATGCCAAGGGCGGGATCAAGAACTGGACGATCGGCCTTGTCGGGGTTCACACGTTGCACGGCGATCTGCTGCACGGCCTGCACCTCGTCGCGCTCGGCACCTTTGGCGGCATGACGGGCAGCATCGGCGACAGCCCGATCGTCGCACAGGCGGGGTCGCGCCGACAGTGGCTGGGGGCGCTGGGGCTGGCCTACAGCTTCTGA
- a CDS encoding efflux transporter outer membrane subunit: protein MIDRRIVGTGLLGLLLGGCTVGPDFHPPVADLPARWQGAAASQTSPSEPWWRRFGDPALDGLEARAQTANLDLRMAEERLVAARIARDAKRGESLPQIGGQLGYSRNRIGTAGLAGVLAPLLGQPPSETEGAIPKGYAFDLYQADISATWAIDLWGKHRREVEVATAGIAQADAAARAARLSVEAAVAQTYWQWRGLIAERGLAERDRALGERRLAIAAALRERGLASGIDARAVESEQRARQDALIALDTDIARAARALAILVGDNPDTPPPDGAGRPAAPVLAKPAPGLPSDLARRRPDILDAEATLHAATAAIGAAQADFYPSLNLSGLFGIDVLNLADFGWDARTTGAGPVLSIPIFAGGRLERQLSLRRSEERSAALAYQRTVRNAWREVDDALALVRALDRRRGLAAADSDARRQTVMAVEARYRRGDIAAGPLIDAQAAQIAAERALLHHTTAGALARIQLQVALGG, encoded by the coding sequence ATGATTGACCGTCGCATCGTCGGCACGGGGTTGCTCGGCCTGTTGCTGGGCGGCTGTACGGTCGGCCCGGATTTCCATCCGCCCGTCGCCGATCTGCCCGCGCGGTGGCAGGGGGCGGCCGCATCGCAAACCTCTCCGTCCGAGCCCTGGTGGCGCCGTTTCGGCGATCCGGCGCTGGACGGGTTGGAGGCGCGCGCGCAGACCGCCAATCTCGACCTGCGCATGGCGGAGGAACGGCTGGTGGCGGCGCGGATCGCGCGCGATGCCAAACGGGGCGAAAGCCTGCCGCAGATCGGCGGGCAGCTCGGTTATAGTCGCAACCGCATCGGCACGGCGGGCCTGGCCGGGGTGCTGGCGCCGCTGCTGGGTCAGCCGCCCAGCGAGACGGAAGGCGCCATCCCGAAGGGCTATGCCTTCGATCTCTACCAGGCCGATATCAGCGCCACATGGGCCATCGATCTGTGGGGCAAGCATCGCCGCGAGGTGGAGGTCGCGACCGCCGGGATCGCGCAGGCCGACGCCGCCGCCCGCGCCGCCCGCCTGTCGGTCGAGGCGGCGGTGGCGCAGACCTATTGGCAATGGCGCGGGCTGATCGCGGAGCGCGGCCTCGCCGAGCGCGACCGCGCGCTGGGCGAGCGCAGGCTGGCCATCGCCGCCGCGCTCCGGGAACGGGGGCTGGCCAGCGGCATCGATGCCCGCGCGGTGGAAAGCGAGCAGCGGGCACGACAGGACGCCCTGATCGCGCTCGACACCGACATCGCCCGCGCCGCCCGCGCCCTGGCGATCCTGGTCGGCGACAATCCCGACACGCCGCCGCCGGACGGCGCAGGCCGACCCGCCGCGCCTGTATTGGCCAAGCCCGCGCCGGGGCTGCCCAGCGATCTCGCCCGTCGTCGCCCGGACATTCTGGACGCGGAAGCCACGCTCCACGCCGCGACCGCCGCGATCGGCGCCGCACAGGCCGACTTCTACCCCAGCCTGAACCTGTCCGGGCTGTTCGGGATCGACGTCCTGAACCTGGCCGATTTTGGATGGGACGCGCGCACCACCGGGGCGGGGCCGGTCCTGTCGATCCCGATCTTCGCGGGCGGGCGGCTGGAACGCCAATTGTCGCTGCGTCGATCCGAAGAGCGCAGCGCCGCGCTCGCCTATCAGCGGACGGTGCGCAATGCCTGGCGCGAGGTGGACGATGCGCTGGCCCTGGTCCGCGCGCTCGACCGGCGACGGGGCCTGGCGGCGGCGGACAGCGATGCGCGGCGGCAAACCGTCATGGCGGTCGAGGCGCGGTATCGGCGCGGCGACATCGCCGCCGGGCCGCTCATCGACGCGCAGGCCGCGCAGATCGCCGCCGAGCGCGCCCTTCTCCATCACACCACCGCCGGCGCGCTGGCGCGTATCCAGTTGCAGGTCGCCCTGGGCGGCTGA